The following is a genomic window from Desulfofarcimen acetoxidans DSM 771.
AATCTTTCATATATAGTTCTGGCAATTGATATTACCCGGCGACGCATTTCACCTGGTTCGATTATTTCCGCCGCTGAACCAAAGCTTAAAATCCACTTGGTAAAATTATTTTTACCCCGGATTTCGCCCTCCCATAAAAGGGATCCGTCAAGCTGTTTTTGGGGTGGTGTCAAACCTCGCCTTTTTAGTTCTGATCTAACTTTTTCATGCACACTGGCCCGGTCATAAAACTTGACTTTTACCTGAACCGGCGGAGACATATCCATACCCCATCTACACCGCAGGAAATCCTTAAGGGAAAAATCTATTGGATATGTAAAGCACTCACCGAGAACTACTAAGGATTTAATCCTCTCCAGGTGAAAAACAAGCTCCCTGTTAACATGATTGTCTTTGCCGGAAAATTCTCTTCCTATCAGATACCAGGAACCAGTACCGTTGTAAAAAACAAGCCCCAGTGGCATTAGCCTTACCTCTCGGTCCTCACTGTAATTCTTAGCGTAGTAGAGCATTTGCACTAATCTCTCCTGAATAACAGCCAGCCTGAGTTGGGAAAGATATTGTGCGCCTGCCAACTTCACCCCGGATTTTACTTTTATAGTACTGGAAAATTCCCGTACTGAATTCTGACCTGCATGGGGCAAAACCCTGGACCGCAGGCATTCCCGCAGCCACCTTAACTCCTCGCTCGGGGGATTTTCCTCCAATGCCCAGAGTAATCCTGCCGACTCTGCGGCAGTCAAAGATATTCCCGGCGTTGAATTTTTCCTGGACATCAAGAACCATTTTATTTTTGGATCATGCACTTCACAATCACCTTCATATGCTTCCTCCAGATTCGGATCCGGGAAAAGAGAGTAGTGCTGGGCATATTCCGACTGCATTGCAACCCAATTCAGATCCTCCAGTATTATTATCTCTGAGTATCCGGTTATTTTTGACAATTGCTCAGCTGAAAGACCCTCAGGGTAACCCTCCAGCAGTTGCATAATCCGCATTAGTCTGAATATAACCTCATCATGCATATGGGTCCTCCCCCCTATATACAGCCAGCATGCGTCCTGCTGTCTCCTTAACTGACTCCTGAAGCCAGAGTGGTGAAATAACTTCAACCACATCACCGTAGCCTCTAAGCCAGGACTTAAATTCTGAAAGACCGGTTATTTCATCCCTTAAAATAGCTGAGCCATCCGGGTAAAGCTTAACCTGGCAACCATCATAATAACTTTTTCTATAATTCATTTCACAAATCATCCGTTCAACTGCATTTGTATCCCAGGAAGTGTTTCTGAATCTAACCTCCACTTGAAAAGTTTTATCTCCGCTAACGCCCCAGTAGCGGGACAGCAATTGAGAAACTTCCTCCTCCCCCGGCATTGCAAAATCCCTATCCAACTGCTCGGCCTT
Proteins encoded in this region:
- a CDS encoding helix-turn-helix transcriptional regulator: MHDEVIFRLMRIMQLLEGYPEGLSAEQLSKITGYSEIIILEDLNWVAMQSEYAQHYSLFPDPNLEEAYEGDCEVHDPKIKWFLMSRKNSTPGISLTAAESAGLLWALEENPPSEELRWLRECLRSRVLPHAGQNSVREFSSTIKVKSGVKLAGAQYLSQLRLAVIQERLVQMLYYAKNYSEDREVRLMPLGLVFYNGTGSWYLIGREFSGKDNHVNRELVFHLERIKSLVVLGECFTYPIDFSLKDFLRCRWGMDMSPPVQVKVKFYDRASVHEKVRSELKRRGLTPPQKQLDGSLLWEGEIRGKNNFTKWILSFGSAAEIIEPGEMRRRVISIARTIYERL